TCCGGCCATGGTTGCATCTTGGTTCCCGAACGTGTCTGTTATGCAGGCTTTTGCCACTGCATTTATCCCTGGTCACCTGACATACAGTGTGGTAGATGCTCTCCTGATTATTTTCTTCACCTTCTTCTACACAGCAATCCAGTACAACCCGAACGATATTGCTGAAAATCTGAAGAGGTCTGGAGCATTTATTCCGGGAGTTCGTCCGGGTAAGCAGACGGCAGAATACATTGACCATGTTTTGACCAGAATTTCTTTGCCTGGGTCCCTTTATCTCGCTTTAATTAGCGTTGGACCTTGGTATTTGAAAGACGCACTCAATATGAGTTTCTATATTGGGGGCACCTCGGTCTTGATCGTGGTTGGTGTGGCACTGGATACTCTTCGTCAACTCGAAGCCCAGTTGCATACCAAGAATTATGAAGGTTTCTTGAAACATGGCCGCATTCGCGGCAGGATGGCAAGCTAGTGGCTAAAGAAGAAGGCATTCAAGTAGAAGGCGTTGTGTTGGAAGCACTCCCCAACGCATTCTTCCGTGTCCAGCTCGGAAATGGTCATGAGATTCTTGCTCATGTGTCAGGAAAGATGCGTCGGCATTTCATTAGAATTTTGCCCGACGATAAAGTGTTGGTAGAGATTTCGCCTTACGATCTCAATCGTGGTCGAATCACATACCGTTACAAGTAATAGGTATTTTCAAAGAAGGTCAAACCTATGAAAATCAAAGCCTCCATCAAACCCAGATGTGAAAACTGCAAGATCATCCGTCGTAAGGGTGTATTGCGCATCATCTGTTCGAAGAACCCCCGTCACAAGCAGAAGCAGGGATAAGGAGATCGTATGGCACGTATCGCTGGTGTCGATTTACCGAGAAACAAGACTGTTGAATACGGTCTGACGGCAATCTATGGTGTCGGTCTGTTCACCGCTAATAAGGTCTGTGCTCAGCTGGGCATTGACAAGACCAAGAAGTGTGACGACCTGACTGAAGAAGAACAAGGTAAGATTCGTCATCTCTTGGAAGACGAATACTCTGTGGAAGGTCAGCTCCGCGCAGAAATCACCTTGAACATTAAGCGTCTGCAGGATATTGGCTGCTATCGTGGTATCCGCCACCGCAAGGGCCTCCCGGTCCGCGGTCAGCGTTCCCGCACCAATGCTCGTACTCGTAAGGGTCCGAAGAAGACTGTGGCTAACAAGAAGAAGTAAGGAGTTTTATCGTGGCTGAAGAAGTAATTAATGAAACTGCTGCCGCTGTTGAAGCTCCGGCTGCTGAAGAAGTTAAGGTTAAGAAGGGCAAGAAGCGTATTGACGTTCAGGGCATTGCTTGCGTGTTCGCTTCCTTCAATAACACAATCGTTTCTATTACCGATGCTCGCGGTAACGTTGTAGCTTGGGGCTCTCCCGGTAACTCCGGTTTCAAGGGCTCTCGTAAGAGCACTCCGTTTGCTGCACAGCTCGCTGCTGAAGTCGCTGCTCGCAAGGCTTTCGACCTCGGTATGCGCAAGGTTGATGTCCGCGTCAAGGGCGCAGGTGGTGGTCGTGAATCCGCTGTCCGTGCTATCAAGAATGCGGGCCTCGAAGTTCTCTCTATTCGAGACGTGACGGGCGTTCCGCACAATGGTTGCCGTCCTAAAAAGAAGAGAAGAGTCTAATTAAAAGAGGTATCGCCAATGATGTGGAAATCACTTCAGATGCCGCGCAGCTTCCAGAAAGTTGAGACCGGCGAAGATGGCCGCTACGCCAAGTTTGTCGTAGAAGCCTTGGAACGTGGCTGGGGTATCACCCTGGGTAACGCCCTTCGTCGTACGCTTCTCTCTTCTCTGCAGGGTGCGGCAATTGTCTCCGTCAAGATTGAAGGCGTGGACAAGGAATTTTCTACTGTTCCCGGTGTTAAGGAAGATGTCACTGACATTATCCTCAACTTGAAGAGCCTGCGCGTCAAGCTCCTGTCCGACCATGACGAAACCCTTCGCCTGGATATGTCCGGCGACGGTGAAGTTACTGCTAAGGACTTCATGGATAATCCGAATGTCGCTATCCTGACTCCGGATGTTCATATCGCAACGCTGAACGGTAATGCATCCCTGTCTCTGGAAGTGAAGATTTCCAGCGGCCGTGGCTACGTTACTGCCGACGAATTGAAGGACAAGGACGCTCCCATCGGTGTTATCGCCATGGACGCCAACTTCAATCCGGTGCAGAAAGTCGCAATGCACATCAGCGATACCCGCGTTGGCCAGAAGACGGACTACAACCGTCTGGAACTTGAGATTACTACTGACGGCTCCATCGATCCCGAAGACGCTCTTGCCTATGCTGCAAAGCTCCTCGTTGATCACCTGGAAATCTTCATCAACTTCGAAGGCGATCTCGAATCTCCTGAAGAACTCGAACTTGACGAAGAACGTCAGCGTATCGCAACGCTCCTGCGCACCCGCGTGGACGATCTGGAACTTTCCGTTCGCTCCAGCAACTGCCTCCGTATGGCAAACATCCATACCGTTGGCGAACTTGTGCGCAACAAGGAAAACGATATGCTCAAATACAAGAACTTCGGTCGTAAGTCCTTGGTTGAACTTAACGAAGTATTGACCTCCATGGGCCTCAGCTTTGGTATGGACGTCGATGACTACTTGAAGGATTAAAAATGAGACACGGTGTAAAAAACAAGAAACTCGGCGTTAACGCCCAGCACAAGCGTGCCATCCTCCGCGCCCTCACTACCTCTATTCTTGGTAAGGGCATGGAAGCCGAACAGGGCAACCGCTATGTGCGCACCACTCTCCACAAGGCTAAGCTCGTTCGTAGCTATGTGGAACGCATGATTACCTACGCAAAGAAGGGTGACCTTTCTGCACGTCGTGAAGCTGCTCGCTTCGTGATGGACCCGAAGGTTCTCCAGGATTTGTTCAACACTATCGGCCCGCGCTATGCTTCCCGTAACGGTGGTTATACCCGTATCCTGAAGCTCGGCCCGAACCGCGCTGGTGACGCTGCCGAAATGGCTCTCATCGGTCTCGTCGAAGACGAAATCGTTGTGAAGACCAAGAAGACCGCTGACGCTGCAAAGCCCGAAGCTGTCGACATGGTTGAAGGCGAAAGCAAGAACTAATCTTTGCTGGTTGGCTTTAAAAGGCTCAGTCTTATGACTGGGCCTTTTTTTTGTGGGATTTAATTTTGTATTTTTTTTAGACATGTCTCGTATAGTCGCAATCATTTGTTTTTTATCTGCGCTGGTCTTAGCCGACGACGCTCTGTTTTCTAGCGGAGTCACGGCCAAGAGATCCAGCGGTCCTTCTGTCCGCAGCTCTGTTGCTTTGACTCCCACCTATGCCGAAGTTGCTGTAGACTCCGCATACGTCCTTGGTCCTGGAGATTTCCTGGACATTATGCTGGAAGAAAACTACATGTCTGTCCAGGTGTATCCTGATGGCTCTGTAGCTATTGAAGAATGTGGTGTTGTTAACGTTGGCGGAAAGACCTTCGCTGAAGCCAGAGAAATGATTCTTGACCTTGCTGCCAAGCGTTACAAGCGTGAGTTCTGTTTTGTCCAGCTGGCTGCTCTCAAGAAGTTCAGAGTGAATGCCATGGGCGCAGTGAACATGGTGGGCCAGCATCTTGTGGATGCCCAGACCCGTCTGAGTTTCTTTATTCGTCAGGCTGGTGGTTTTGTGGCCAACGCAGATGCGGATAGTATCTTGATCTTTAGAGGCAAGGATACTCTGCGTGTCAATTACCGCAAGATGTCGTCTGAAGGTATTTTCGAGAATGATATCATGCTGGAACAGGGAGATAACGTGTACGTTCCCTATGTTTCCATGGGCGAGAACATCGCCTTGATTTTCCCTGGGGTGAGAACCAGCGTCAAGTACAGTCCCGATCGTACTGTACAGGACTACTTTGATATCGCGGAAGGTGGACGTCTTCACAATTTTGGTTACAAGTCCGTTTGCATACGTGAACCGGGCAAGCCCCCTAGCTGGATCTCTCTCGGCGAGATGAAGACTACCAAGGTACCTCCCAATACGGAAATAGAATTTTCCGTACAGGAAATGCTGGTGTATGTGGGCGGAGCCGTGAACTTCCTCGGTCGTTACCCTTATGATCCCAATTGGCATGCCATTGACTACGCTGCTGCTGCTGGAATCAATACGATTACCGGCACCTGGAGGCAGATCAAGGTGTGGCGCGGCACGGAACCTGAGGCTTTGACTTTGAGTGTTACCGAGGATCCGATCCTGCCTGGCGATTACATTGAAGTTCCCAAGAGCCATTATGAATCCTTCAAGGATTTTACCTTGTTCTTGGCATCTCTCCTGACGGTGATTTCCTCCGCCTTCATCATTTACGTGAACTATAAGTAGCTTATGGAAAAGCAGCCCTCCATTGGTTTGATTGAAATTTTATTGAAGGCAATCAATAGCGATTTGAAGCATTTTAAGCTTTTCTCGTTTATTGTTCTTTTGCCGACCATTATTGTCTTTGTTTGCGTTATGTGGGTCATTAAGCCCATGTATGCGGCTACGGCGGTCGTGACGCCTCCTGCGTCTTCAAGTCCATCATTGAATGGTCTTAGCTCCATGTTGGGCGGTGCAGCTGGCATGAGTTCCCTTCTTGGTCTTTCCACAAGCGATGATGATGCAAATGCGGTTTGGACCATCTTCAATTCATGGGAACTGCATAACCAGGTCATCGAAGAATTC
The genomic region above belongs to Fibrobacter sp. and contains:
- the rpsM gene encoding 30S ribosomal protein S13 — its product is MARIAGVDLPRNKTVEYGLTAIYGVGLFTANKVCAQLGIDKTKKCDDLTEEEQGKIRHLLEDEYSVEGQLRAEITLNIKRLQDIGCYRGIRHRKGLPVRGQRSRTNARTRKGPKKTVANKKK
- a CDS encoding polysaccharide biosynthesis/export family protein, which codes for MSRIVAIICFLSALVLADDALFSSGVTAKRSSGPSVRSSVALTPTYAEVAVDSAYVLGPGDFLDIMLEENYMSVQVYPDGSVAIEECGVVNVGGKTFAEAREMILDLAAKRYKREFCFVQLAALKKFRVNAMGAVNMVGQHLVDAQTRLSFFIRQAGGFVANADADSILIFRGKDTLRVNYRKMSSEGIFENDIMLEQGDNVYVPYVSMGENIALIFPGVRTSVKYSPDRTVQDYFDIAEGGRLHNFGYKSVCIREPGKPPSWISLGEMKTTKVPPNTEIEFSVQEMLVYVGGAVNFLGRYPYDPNWHAIDYAAAAGINTITGTWRQIKVWRGTEPEALTLSVTEDPILPGDYIEVPKSHYESFKDFTLFLASLLTVISSAFIIYVNYK
- the infA gene encoding translation initiation factor IF-1 — encoded protein: MAKEEGIQVEGVVLEALPNAFFRVQLGNGHEILAHVSGKMRRHFIRILPDDKVLVEISPYDLNRGRITYRYK
- the rpmJ gene encoding 50S ribosomal protein L36 → MKIKASIKPRCENCKIIRRKGVLRIICSKNPRHKQKQG
- a CDS encoding DNA-directed RNA polymerase subunit alpha, producing MMWKSLQMPRSFQKVETGEDGRYAKFVVEALERGWGITLGNALRRTLLSSLQGAAIVSVKIEGVDKEFSTVPGVKEDVTDIILNLKSLRVKLLSDHDETLRLDMSGDGEVTAKDFMDNPNVAILTPDVHIATLNGNASLSLEVKISSGRGYVTADELKDKDAPIGVIAMDANFNPVQKVAMHISDTRVGQKTDYNRLELEITTDGSIDPEDALAYAAKLLVDHLEIFINFEGDLESPEELELDEERQRIATLLRTRVDDLELSVRSSNCLRMANIHTVGELVRNKENDMLKYKNFGRKSLVELNEVLTSMGLSFGMDVDDYLKD
- the rpsK gene encoding 30S ribosomal protein S11, with product MDVQGIACVFASFNNTIVSITDARGNVVAWGSPGNSGFKGSRKSTPFAAQLAAEVAARKAFDLGMRKVDVRVKGAGGGRESAVRAIKNAGLEVLSIRDVTGVPHNGCRPKKKRRV